In Arachis hypogaea cultivar Tifrunner chromosome 2, arahy.Tifrunner.gnm2.J5K5, whole genome shotgun sequence, a genomic segment contains:
- the LOC112755280 gene encoding uncharacterized protein, which produces MNFFKSVFSENPDPNPNPSPPQPSPSSSATTTGDTGAWKFGDLIKTLSSKSESIIETYRRDLHEFGTGLKKEIEVAHGSVGHVIDELGTTVAKGTSQIISKSKDAIRVVDNQSDYSDQKRSGRFFSRFDAAVRDIQGDAGTYCDEPEDLEEFNEWKLGFSIDAKNEEMERLLKENEAMEGVYKSVVPKIVDHDMFWLRYYYKVSRLKKDEDDVRARIVKGMNKEEEDLSWEVDDDDNDDGNGNNTDGVEAKHEGSVGGGESVDERGRTRLNMEEVKSSDEEGLKTEKRENLLESKELGNRVDEFVEGSGSGSGGVRKVGSGDGGVKETIEEGNVDGVPKFEVDDAGSNKIDEKMVMERKKVDDVKSSDKSDGSKHLFHQEEEEEEELGWDEIEDLSSIDEKKITQSGSTNISKIDLRKRLSAAEEEEELSWDIEEEDEEPAASAKA; this is translated from the coding sequence ATGAATTTCTTCAAATCGGTATTCTCCGAGAATCCTGATCCCAATCCTAATCCCTCGCCACCGCAACCCTCCCCTTCCTCCTCCGCCACCACCACCGGCGACACCGGCGCGTGGAAATTTGGCGACCTGATCAAAACCCTAAGTTCTAAATCTGAATCGATAATCGAAACCTACCGCCGCGACCTGCACGAATTCGGAACCGGACTGAAGAAGGAGATCGAGGTAGCTCATGGTTCCGTTGGCCACGTCATCGACGAGCTCGGAACCACCGTGGCCAAAGGAACGTCTCAGATCATATCCAAAAGCAAGGATGCGATCCGAGTCGTTGATAACCAATCCGATTATTCGGATCAGAAGAGAAGTGGACGCTTCTTCAGTAGATTTGATGCTGCAGTTCGTGATATTCAGGGTGATGCTGGAACTTACTGTGATGAACCTGAGGATTTGGAAGAGTTCAACGAGTGGAAATTAGGGTTTTCCATTGATGCGAAGAATGAAGAAATGGAGAGGCTTTTGAAGGAGAATGAGGCAATGGAAGGTGTTTATAAGAGTGTTGTTCCCAAAATTGTTGATCATGATATGTTTTGGTTAAGGTATTATTATAAGGTTTCTAGATTGAAGAAAGATGAGGATGATGTTAGGGCTAGAATTGTGAAGGGGATGAACAAAGAAGAAGAGGATTTGAGTTGGgaagttgatgatgatgataatgatgatggtaATGGTAATAATACTGATGGGGTTGAAGCTAAACACGAGGGTAGTGTTGGTGGTGGTGAAAGTGTAGATGAAAGAGGAAGAACGAGATTGAATATGGAAGAGGTAAAGAGTTCAGATGAGGAAGGGTTGAAGACAGAGAAAAGAGAGAATTTGTTGGAAAGTAAGGAACTTGGCAACAGGGTAGATGAGTTTGTTGAGGGATCCGGATCCGGATCCGGAGGTGTTCGGAAGGTGGGTAGCGGCGATGGTGGAGTGAAGGAAACTATTGAGGAAGGAAATGTTGATGGTGTGCCAAAGTTTGAAGTGGACGATGCTGGGAGTAATAAGATTGATGAGAAAATGGTAATGGAAAGGAAGAAGGTTGATGATGTGAAATCTTCAGATAAGAGTGATGGAAGTAAGCACTTGTTTCatcaggaggaagaagaggaagaggaacttGGTTGGGATGAGATTGAGGATCTTAGTAGCattgatgaaaagaaaataactCAGAGTGGTAGTACAAACATTAGTAAGATCGATTTGCGGAAGCGACTTAGTGCtgcagaagaagaggaggaattgAGTTGggacattgaagaagaagatgaggagCCTGCTGCTAGTGCTAAGGCTTGA
- the LOC112755297 gene encoding auxin-binding protein T85 — protein MLACSMNLTLLLLTLFSFSAIALVSSQCSITGLPLVRNISEIPQDNYARPGLSHMTVAGSLLHGMKEVEVWLQTFAPRSHTPIHRHSCEEVFVVLKGSGTLYLASDSNGKYPGNPKEHFVFQNSTFHIPINDVHQLWNTNEQEDLQVLVVISRPPIKVFIYEDWSMPHSAARLKFPYYWDEKCYQAPNQKDEL, from the exons ATGCTGGCATGTTCCATGAATCTGACTCTGTTGTTGCTGACgcttttctctttctctgcaaTTGCTCTAGTTTCTTCTCAATGCTCTATCACCG GGCTACCACTTGTGCGAAATATCAGTGAGATTCCTCAAGATAACTATGCCCGGCCTGGTCTTTCTCATATGACGGTTGCAGGTTCATTGTTGCATGGAATGAAAGAG GTTGAAGTATGGCTTCAAACATTTGCGCCAAGATCACACACCCCAATTCATAGGCATTCATGTGAAGAGGTTTTTGTTGTCCTCAAAGGGAGTGGCACTCTCTATCTTGCATCAGATTCAAATGGAAAATACCCTGGAAACCCAAAGGAGCACTTTGTCTTTCAAAATAGCACATTCCATATTCCTATTAATGATGTTCATCAG CTTTGGAATACCAATGAGCAGGAGGATTTACAAGTGCTTGTTGTGATATCTCGTCCTCCAATTAAAGT GTTCATATATGAGGACTGGTCCATGCCTCACTCTGCAGCAAGGTTAAAATTCCCCTATTATTGGGATGAGAAATGTTATCAAGCACCTAATCAAAAAGATGAACTATAG
- the LOC112755289 gene encoding probable galacturonosyltransferase-like 4, giving the protein MAFRKNTPILGLLSLPFPLLLFLVTTTPHHAIISAVIATTTTTSTDTSGVHFDVIKKIVPDIPSFREAPEFRNGDTCNQDRIHISMTLDSNYLRGTMAAVLSILQHSACPENVEFHFLWSRFEPQVFFSIKSTFPYLKFKIYRFEANRVRGKISKSIRQALDQPLNYARIYLSDILPGYVKRVIYLDSDIVVVDDIAKLWEVDLEGKVLAAPEYCHANFTEYFTDLFWNDPVLSKTFEGRKPCYFNTGVMVMDVDQWREGKYTQKVEEWMAVQKQKRIYHLGSLPPFLLVLAGELKSVDHRWNQHGLGGDNLEGKCRSLHPGPISLLHWSGKGKPWLRLDSRKPCTVDHLWAPYDLYRPNIHHFEE; this is encoded by the exons ATGGCCTTTAGGAAGAACACACCAATTCTTGGCCTCCTGTCTTTGCCTTTCCCTTTGCTTTTGTTTCTTGTTACCACCACCCCCCATCATGCTATTATCTCCGCCGTCAttgccaccaccaccactacctccACTGATACCTCAG GTGTCCACTTTGACGTGATTAAGAAGATTGTACCAGATATTCCTTCGTTCAGGGAAGCCCCAGAATTTCGCAATGGCGACACATGCAACCAAGATAGGATCCACATTTCCATGACATTGGACTCAAACTACCTGAGGGGCACCATGGCAGCAGTCCTCTCCATTTTGCAACATTCTGCATGCCCAGAAAACGTTGAGTTCCATTTCCTATGGTCAAGGTTTGAACCCCAAGTGTTTTTTAGCATCAAATCCACCTTCCCTTACCTCAAATTCAAGATATATCGCTTTGAAGCCAACAGGGTACGTGGAAAGATATCGAAATCCATTCGCCAAGCGTTGGATCAACCTCTAAACTATGCAAGAATTTACCTATCAGACATACTCCCTGGCTATGTTAAAAGGGTAATCTACCTTGACTCAGATATTGTGGTTGTGGATGACATTGCCAAGCTTTGGGAGGTTGACTTGGAAGGCAAGGTACTCGCTGCACCGGAGTATTGCCATGCGAATTTCACAGAGTACTTCACAGACTTGTTCTGGAATGATCCTGTTCTATCAAAGACATTTGAAGGAAGGAAGCCTTGCTACTTCAACACCGGGGTTATGGTGATGGATGTTGATCAATGGAGGGAAGGAAAGTACACACAAAAGGTGGAGGAGTGGATGGCGGTTCAAAAGCAAAAGAGGATATACCATTTAGGATCATTGCCaccatttcttcttgttttggctGGAGAATTGAAGAGTGTAGATCATAGGTGGAACCAACATGGGTTAGGAGGGGACAACCTTGAAGGTAAATGTAGGAGCCTCCATCCTGGCCCTATTAGTTTGCTTCATTGGAGTGGGAAAGGTAAGCCTTGGTTGAGATTGGATTCAAGAAAGCCTTGTACTGTGGATCATTTGTGGGCACCCTATGATCTCTATCGTCCAAATATTCATCATTTTGAAGAATGA